From one Butyricimonas faecihominis genomic stretch:
- a CDS encoding SusC/RagA family TonB-linked outer membrane protein, translating into MSESPTNDTKKETIVIRGIVKDKEGTPLPGVTILIKGSTVGVSTDVKGEYVMNVEKRDSLVLSFSFVGMKTKEVKWTGQQTLNVVLEEDVSEVEEVVVIGYGTTTKKDLTGSVASFDSQIIEESTATSVAHMMQGQIPGLSILAGDGAPGSPARLEIRGVPSLSGATSPLIVVDNVPMTSDFDINELNPDDIQSIDILKGASSAAIYGSRAAAGVIMIMTKGGRRDQKPVINYSYDYSITSLVSDVNTLTTDEFKMLVMEAVRNGAKAEGYDDITKYSKYATFAASDFFGEANTPWMKYIMRDGSKQQHKVSIRGGGSSFGYNASLGYTDELGQVKGTNYERYTYDIGFNADINKWIRATVKVSGTLSDRLSNNAGLSTAAKARPDIKAYNDDGSLYLHSYLYSGRTYYVVNPIIEMEENTTESEDHNVRLTGNLEFRILPELNLITQYTYQTRKGERYAYQSSRTQAGSGYWGDQKGFGRKTHSKTDSKELEIRLSYMKDFGENHKLTAMLASNYNDEEQEYYTLSMTDFPDDYVQNAIWQGANPYKYGAVNGSASGSVLLSFVGRIEYKFMDRYLVTGTIRSDGSSKFSPKYRWGTFPSFAAAWIVSEENFLKDSQGLSFLKIRAGWGKTGNGWVGEYGWRTLYSSTDYQNMPATIPSQIGNNELKWESTKQYDLGLDFGFLKNQRIRGSLGFYKKTTKGLLYPFTMALSTGMESTSVNFANIENKGVEFDISATIIQNKDWNWSFGFNIGKNKNKITGLDAEYISAPGQTYLSNTVIREGESLGLIYGFETDGVFRSQAEIDYYESLNPDYQYQEQYSYRKTIPGDLKFVDQDGDGRVNKVYGNHEDKIVLGCSRPDFEGGFNTRLSWKGLTLSVQGTFSYGAQKAWTAEANQFCFASTGTANVLDVALKRWTPENPDSNYPCVRLDFYNNDFTDFSVYNASYLKIQNVNLEYRFPKYIVDKTKIFGNISVFASANNVYTFTSYPGPSPESWSSDAIQGASVDTEAYPKTRTFNFGVKVTIK; encoded by the coding sequence ATGTCAGAAAGTCCAACAAATGACACGAAAAAAGAGACCATCGTCATCCGGGGAATCGTGAAAGACAAAGAGGGAACCCCTCTACCGGGAGTGACGATCTTGATAAAGGGTTCAACCGTCGGAGTGTCCACGGATGTGAAAGGTGAATACGTGATGAACGTGGAAAAACGAGATTCTCTAGTCCTATCATTCTCGTTCGTGGGGATGAAGACGAAAGAGGTAAAGTGGACCGGCCAACAAACGTTGAATGTCGTGCTAGAAGAAGATGTAAGCGAAGTAGAAGAGGTTGTCGTTATCGGTTACGGAACAACAACCAAAAAAGATTTGACCGGATCAGTGGCAAGCTTTGACTCCCAGATTATCGAAGAATCGACAGCGACAAGCGTGGCCCACATGATGCAAGGCCAGATTCCCGGTCTGAGTATTCTGGCAGGAGACGGGGCGCCCGGTAGCCCTGCCCGGTTAGAGATCCGGGGCGTCCCGTCACTAAGCGGGGCAACCTCTCCTTTAATCGTGGTGGATAACGTCCCGATGACAAGTGATTTTGACATCAACGAGTTGAACCCGGATGATATTCAGAGTATCGACATACTGAAAGGAGCCTCTTCCGCCGCCATTTATGGTTCAAGAGCCGCAGCCGGGGTCATCATGATCATGACGAAAGGCGGCAGACGAGACCAGAAACCGGTAATCAATTACAGCTATGATTACAGCATAACGAGCCTCGTTTCCGACGTGAATACGTTGACCACGGACGAGTTCAAAATGCTAGTCATGGAAGCCGTCCGCAATGGAGCAAAAGCGGAAGGATATGACGATATTACCAAATACTCCAAATACGCAACGTTTGCCGCATCGGATTTCTTCGGGGAGGCTAATACCCCGTGGATGAAATACATCATGCGGGACGGTTCCAAACAGCAGCATAAAGTTTCCATCCGGGGAGGCGGCAGTTCCTTCGGGTATAACGCCTCTTTGGGCTACACGGATGAGCTGGGACAAGTGAAAGGAACGAATTACGAGAGATACACGTATGACATCGGTTTCAACGCCGATATTAATAAATGGATTCGGGCCACCGTGAAAGTCTCCGGAACTCTATCCGACAGGTTAAGCAATAATGCAGGCCTATCCACCGCGGCGAAAGCCCGTCCCGATATAAAGGCTTACAATGACGACGGTTCCTTGTATTTACATTCATATCTCTATTCAGGGCGCACCTATTATGTCGTGAACCCGATTATCGAAATGGAAGAAAACACCACGGAGAGCGAAGATCACAACGTACGGCTCACGGGAAATCTGGAATTTCGAATTTTACCCGAACTGAACCTGATCACCCAATACACGTACCAAACCCGGAAGGGGGAACGTTACGCTTACCAGTCCAGCCGCACACAGGCAGGTAGCGGCTACTGGGGAGACCAAAAAGGTTTCGGAAGAAAAACACATAGCAAAACCGATAGTAAAGAACTCGAAATACGCTTGTCCTACATGAAGGATTTTGGAGAGAATCACAAATTAACCGCCATGCTGGCAAGTAATTATAACGACGAGGAACAGGAGTATTACACGCTATCCATGACTGATTTCCCGGATGACTACGTACAGAACGCAATATGGCAAGGAGCTAATCCCTATAAATACGGGGCGGTAAACGGTAGTGCCAGCGGATCCGTGCTATTATCTTTCGTGGGAAGAATCGAGTATAAATTCATGGATCGTTACCTCGTGACCGGGACAATACGTTCGGACGGTTCATCCAAGTTCTCCCCGAAATACAGATGGGGAACCTTCCCGTCATTTGCGGCGGCGTGGATCGTTTCCGAGGAGAACTTCTTGAAAGATTCCCAAGGACTATCTTTTTTGAAAATCCGTGCCGGATGGGGAAAAACGGGTAATGGTTGGGTCGGAGAATACGGATGGAGAACCTTGTATTCCTCTACCGATTATCAGAATATGCCGGCAACGATACCGAGCCAGATCGGGAATAACGAATTGAAATGGGAGTCGACCAAACAATATGATTTAGGGTTAGACTTCGGCTTTTTGAAGAACCAGAGAATAAGAGGTTCCTTAGGTTTCTACAAGAAGACCACGAAAGGCCTGCTATACCCTTTCACCATGGCATTGAGTACCGGGATGGAATCAACCAGCGTGAATTTCGCCAACATCGAGAACAAGGGAGTAGAATTTGACATCTCGGCCACGATCATCCAAAACAAGGATTGGAATTGGTCTTTCGGTTTCAATATCGGGAAGAACAAAAACAAAATTACCGGACTTGATGCGGAATACATCTCTGCCCCCGGGCAGACCTACCTAAGTAACACGGTTATCCGGGAAGGAGAATCACTGGGATTAATCTATGGATTTGAAACTGACGGGGTATTCCGTTCTCAAGCTGAAATTGACTACTACGAATCACTGAACCCGGACTATCAATATCAAGAGCAATATTCTTACCGGAAAACCATTCCCGGAGATTTGAAATTTGTCGATCAGGACGGTGACGGCCGGGTAAATAAAGTATACGGGAACCACGAGGATAAAATCGTGTTAGGATGTTCCCGCCCGGATTTCGAAGGAGGGTTCAACACCCGTTTAAGCTGGAAAGGCCTCACCCTTAGCGTGCAGGGAACGTTCAGTTACGGGGCGCAAAAGGCATGGACGGCAGAGGCTAATCAATTCTGTTTTGCCTCCACGGGGACAGCGAACGTGCTGGACGTTGCGCTGAAACGCTGGACCCCGGAAAACCCGGATAGCAATTACCCGTGCGTGCGGCTGGATTTCTACAACAATGATTTTACAGACTTCTCCGTCTATAACGCCTCGTATCTTAAAATACAAAACGTCAACTTGGAATACAGGTTCCCCAAGTATATCGTGGACAAGACAAAGATATTCGGGAACATCAGTGTTTTCGCCTCCGCAAATAACGTGTATACCTTCACGTCCTATCCCGGCCCCTCTCCCGAATCGTGGAGCAGTGATGCAATCCAAGGAGCCTCGGTCGACACGGAGGCTTACCCAAAAACCAGAACGTTCAATTTCGGAGTGAAAGTAACCATTAAATGA
- a CDS encoding RagB/SusD family nutrient uptake outer membrane protein, with product MNKIFLYSLLFLFAITGCDSMFDDELPPHELVGENAITNETSAETALNGIFSNLQGYGTMSANYICDNEYRTGLLTGTYRGTFETDGLLGFKLTEEYSYVADPWELAYKMVNAANNFIYYVEKLSENLFGENRKTEMLAEAKFARAFGHAFLLRRYGYFWDINSPLGPIIRLEPSSISNNSMGRSSVKESYEKIFEDLDYAILHGPRFYSKYRSCATTAKAFKADILMNRGEEGDYAEAIRLANEVIASDEFGLEDKYGDIFANGYSSKELMFTRHIKTPPSMDDNVGSLFKMFGGATYKPTEMYFEILTQDDKRYEATFDSVMLGNGTAARKTQVWKKHYVTSGDCPMYYMRVAQMYLIKAEAMARTNASIKDCLDVLNVLRLRSGNTTFEAADYSSLSDVLEEVFRENVREIGMENGAIFYLAVRYSEGGRRKLKDMNPNFEHDDQLCFPIPKAELEHNFVVEQKPL from the coding sequence ATGAACAAGATATTTTTATATAGTTTATTGTTTCTCTTTGCAATAACGGGATGTGACAGTATGTTCGATGATGAACTTCCCCCGCATGAATTAGTCGGGGAAAATGCGATCACGAACGAGACTTCCGCGGAAACAGCGTTAAACGGCATCTTCTCGAATTTACAGGGTTACGGGACGATGAGTGCAAATTACATTTGCGACAACGAGTACCGCACGGGATTATTAACTGGGACCTACCGGGGAACATTCGAGACGGACGGCCTGCTAGGTTTCAAATTGACTGAAGAATACTCGTACGTTGCCGATCCTTGGGAATTAGCTTACAAGATGGTAAACGCGGCAAATAATTTCATCTATTACGTGGAAAAATTATCCGAGAACCTATTTGGCGAGAACCGGAAAACGGAAATGCTGGCAGAGGCCAAATTTGCCCGAGCATTCGGCCACGCGTTCCTACTAAGAAGATACGGGTATTTCTGGGATATAAACAGCCCTCTCGGACCGATCATCCGTCTGGAACCTTCATCCATCTCGAATAATAGCATGGGACGTAGTTCCGTGAAAGAGAGTTATGAAAAAATATTCGAGGACCTAGACTACGCGATACTGCACGGTCCCCGGTTTTATTCCAAATACCGCTCCTGCGCGACAACGGCCAAAGCTTTTAAAGCGGATATTCTAATGAATCGCGGAGAAGAGGGTGACTATGCGGAAGCGATTCGATTGGCAAATGAAGTGATTGCCAGTGATGAGTTCGGATTGGAAGACAAATACGGAGATATTTTTGCCAACGGGTATTCTTCAAAAGAGTTGATGTTCACGAGACATATCAAGACTCCACCTAGCATGGATGATAACGTGGGCAGCCTGTTCAAAATGTTCGGTGGTGCAACCTATAAACCGACAGAGATGTATTTCGAGATTCTGACCCAAGACGATAAGCGTTATGAGGCGACTTTCGACTCCGTGATGCTTGGCAACGGGACGGCTGCACGAAAGACGCAGGTGTGGAAGAAACATTACGTCACGTCCGGCGATTGCCCGATGTACTACATGCGGGTAGCCCAGATGTACCTGATCAAGGCCGAGGCCATGGCTCGCACGAATGCCTCCATAAAGGATTGTCTGGACGTGCTGAATGTCCTGCGTCTTCGTTCCGGTAACACGACTTTTGAGGCGGCCGATTACAGTTCCCTGTCAGACGTGCTGGAAGAGGTGTTCCGGGAGAATGTACGGGAAATCGGGATGGAAAACGGGGCCATTTTCTACCTCGCCGTGAGATATTCCGAGGGCGGTCGTCGAAAGTTAAAGGACATGAACCCGAACTTCGAGCATGACGATCAATTATGTTTCCCTATTCCGAAAGCCGAATTGGAACACAATTTCGTAGTAGAGCAAAAACCTTTATAA
- a CDS encoding TlpA family protein disulfide reductase, producing MKNIFIIIILTFCPLANLLAQDKYEVFRKEMSLIEKQENEYRKVIWGENDFSQGYKDSIYKKHQVLVKEKVEFAKNAIRENRDDERFLKVLDIYVRNFLSLDEFETELKSFSTKVQKTETCQRYFEFIKYARINVPGKQCIDFEMKGHNGETIKFSDVYKKHKLVLVDFWASWCGACRATMPSIKKMYEVYHEKDVEVVSVSLDDNKEAWEKAYKEENIPWIDGSNLLGWKDPVALWYAIRGIPHKVLVDQHGIIVASGFHQLGSLEHEIDEYLHSHKN from the coding sequence ATGAAGAACATATTTATAATCATTATTTTAACGTTCTGCCCTCTCGCCAATCTACTCGCACAGGACAAGTACGAGGTGTTCAGAAAGGAGATGTCCCTCATCGAGAAACAAGAGAATGAATATCGAAAAGTAATTTGGGGTGAAAACGATTTTTCCCAAGGCTACAAAGACAGCATTTATAAAAAACATCAAGTACTGGTGAAAGAAAAGGTCGAGTTTGCCAAGAACGCCATTCGAGAGAATAGAGATGACGAACGATTCTTGAAAGTGTTGGATATTTATGTACGTAATTTCTTATCCTTAGATGAATTTGAAACCGAACTGAAAAGTTTTTCAACCAAGGTACAGAAAACGGAAACCTGTCAACGTTACTTCGAGTTTATCAAGTACGCGAGAATAAATGTCCCCGGCAAACAATGTATTGATTTCGAGATGAAAGGCCATAACGGGGAAACCATAAAATTCTCGGATGTGTATAAAAAACACAAGCTTGTTCTTGTTGATTTCTGGGCATCTTGGTGTGGGGCGTGTCGGGCAACCATGCCCTCCATTAAAAAGATGTATGAAGTCTATCATGAAAAAGACGTCGAAGTAGTCAGCGTGTCGCTAGATGACAATAAAGAGGCGTGGGAAAAAGCTTATAAAGAAGAAAATATTCCTTGGATAGACGGGAGCAACCTGTTAGGATGGAAAGATCCTGTCGCCCTTTGGTATGCTATCCGGGGAATACCGCACAAGGTGCTGGTGGACCAGCACGGGATTATCGTCGCTAGTGGCTTTCATCAACTAGGTAGCTTGGAACATGAAATAGATGAATATCTTCATTCGCATAAAAATTGA
- a CDS encoding thioredoxin family protein codes for MKIIQYILLVCSLCLFDEIGAQNRSIEFREGNWEQMLKMAKKEKKMIFVDCYTSWCGPCKMLAKNIFTQDSVADFYNVNFICFQIDMEKGEGPELARKYGVAAFPTLLYVDKDGMLKHCVVGNQQASEFIQNGKKALKGEQTLLDFQMRYDAGDRDRTFVKQYIDVLFKAYRPQLQKKVVSEYINGLSDTEFYTRETWDIIIRNLSDPLSPILKKVAANRYRFSHIVSRDTIDIFMDYTLKSAVSSFVWWTPDKGVFNQQRYDQLLAYLFTQPLPKVPQYVASLYAAAYLKTGDIRGMLDEMYRSLQYGIFYTPQDKLDFIRNFLRHVETCGNETFMNEANAWLDKLMESAPSGYYKSEYMKVKARILRVLGEVDEANELEQQAPKVRMS; via the coding sequence ATGAAAATAATTCAATATATATTATTGGTCTGCAGTCTCTGTCTCTTTGATGAGATAGGGGCGCAGAACCGCTCCATCGAGTTCCGGGAAGGAAATTGGGAACAAATGCTAAAGATGGCAAAAAAAGAGAAGAAAATGATATTTGTCGACTGTTACACCTCTTGGTGTGGTCCTTGTAAAATGTTGGCAAAAAATATCTTCACACAAGATAGTGTAGCGGATTTCTATAACGTAAACTTTATCTGTTTTCAAATTGACATGGAAAAAGGTGAAGGTCCGGAATTGGCTCGGAAATATGGCGTTGCCGCTTTTCCCACTTTGTTGTATGTGGATAAAGACGGGATGTTGAAACATTGTGTAGTGGGCAACCAGCAAGCATCCGAATTTATTCAAAATGGTAAGAAAGCATTAAAAGGAGAACAAACTTTACTTGATTTCCAAATGCGCTATGACGCTGGTGACCGAGACCGTACTTTCGTAAAACAGTACATTGATGTGTTATTCAAGGCATATCGTCCACAGTTGCAAAAAAAGGTGGTTTCGGAGTATATCAATGGGCTTTCCGATACCGAGTTTTATACTCGTGAAACTTGGGATATTATTATTCGAAATCTTTCAGATCCTCTTTCTCCAATATTGAAAAAAGTGGCTGCAAATCGCTACCGTTTCTCTCATATTGTTTCTCGCGATACCATTGATATTTTTATGGATTACACTTTGAAAAGTGCCGTATCTAGTTTCGTTTGGTGGACGCCTGATAAAGGTGTATTCAATCAGCAACGCTATGACCAATTGCTTGCCTATCTTTTTACTCAGCCCCTGCCCAAAGTGCCCCAGTATGTGGCATCCCTCTATGCAGCGGCTTATTTGAAAACAGGAGACATTCGTGGTATGTTGGACGAAATGTATCGCTCCCTCCAATACGGTATTTTCTATACCCCGCAGGATAAGTTGGACTTTATTCGAAACTTCTTGCGTCATGTTGAGACTTGTGGAAATGAAACATTCATGAACGAGGCAAATGCTTGGTTGGATAAATTGATGGAATCAGCTCCTTCTGGTTATTACAAGTCTGAATACATGAAAGTGAAAGCTCGTATATTGAGAGTGCTGGGAGAGGTAGACGAAGCAAATGAATTAGAACAGCAGGCTCCGAAAGTAAGAATGTCATAA
- a CDS encoding PKD-like family lipoprotein, translating to MMEKLKYVLLFVLGVLSFTSCYKDLGNYDYSEINQVTFSGFPEEMQYAYRLVDTVRVTPVIEGSLEGKDLNNYSLKWQAVVKSGSVDGATTFDLDSNRLDLKYFVQLPEAKYTVYLLVEDKTSGVTWRQGFDLQVTSATYEGWLVLSEDSEGFSHLDMISTSTPEEKIIRNLWADSPLREFKGPKSLHLLGGMSAPRPVYFLAEEAQAKLDDDDFSYDYENDLMYEFAEWRDGFVPTCIVGTYGDCRLCIGKDGVYGKGTIAGAIYGMRLNKLDGETDYFDVAPAIGMSGIYYNTYGGTAILYDETNQRFVQVTSDMNKVQKPSAEEKVFSFTTGKSFVHMSNTMHGSKGETYTILKDNAGKLWIYGIEVGNSNYVAQVSGHYYQLDAPEIERATAFAVHPRDYDLYYAVDNKIYCYNINSKACRLLPIKMESDEIVTQFSGEEITMLKFNIFVMGDYSKPAGSGEMQYRLIVGSKETIGDNALKGHVRMLELPVTSSQNASVYRSYDGFGIVKDVIYRERN from the coding sequence ATGATGGAAAAATTGAAATATGTTCTCTTGTTCGTGCTTGGTGTACTATCATTCACCAGCTGCTACAAGGATTTGGGGAATTATGATTACTCGGAAATTAATCAAGTGACCTTTTCCGGTTTTCCAGAAGAAATGCAATATGCCTATCGTTTGGTGGATACCGTGCGGGTAACTCCTGTGATAGAAGGTTCTTTGGAGGGGAAAGATTTAAATAATTATTCGCTTAAATGGCAAGCAGTAGTGAAATCCGGTTCGGTGGATGGTGCGACAACCTTTGATTTGGACAGCAATCGGTTAGACTTGAAATATTTTGTGCAATTACCGGAAGCAAAATACACCGTTTATTTGCTGGTGGAAGATAAAACATCGGGAGTTACTTGGCGTCAAGGGTTTGATTTACAAGTGACCTCTGCCACCTATGAAGGTTGGTTGGTTTTGTCAGAGGATTCAGAAGGATTTTCGCATTTGGACATGATCTCGACCTCTACGCCTGAAGAAAAAATAATCAGAAACCTTTGGGCTGATAGTCCGTTGCGAGAATTTAAGGGACCGAAGTCGCTTCATTTGTTAGGAGGAATGTCTGCACCTCGTCCTGTTTATTTCCTTGCAGAAGAGGCGCAAGCAAAATTGGATGATGATGATTTCAGCTATGATTATGAAAATGATTTGATGTATGAGTTTGCAGAGTGGCGCGATGGTTTTGTTCCTACTTGTATAGTTGGAACTTATGGGGATTGTCGCCTTTGCATAGGAAAGGATGGTGTGTATGGAAAGGGGACAATAGCTGGAGCAATATACGGAATGCGCTTAAATAAACTTGATGGTGAGACGGACTATTTTGATGTTGCTCCAGCAATAGGAATGTCTGGTATTTATTACAACACTTATGGTGGTACTGCAATTTTATATGATGAGACAAATCAGCGTTTTGTACAGGTCACGAGTGATATGAATAAGGTGCAAAAGCCATCGGCAGAGGAAAAAGTATTTTCTTTTACTACAGGTAAAAGTTTTGTCCATATGTCTAACACGATGCATGGTAGTAAAGGGGAAACATATACAATATTGAAAGACAACGCCGGAAAGCTTTGGATATATGGAATAGAGGTTGGTAATTCTAATTACGTTGCTCAAGTGAGTGGGCATTATTATCAACTGGATGCTCCTGAGATCGAACGGGCAACAGCTTTTGCCGTACATCCGCGAGACTACGATTTGTATTATGCAGTTGATAACAAAATATATTGCTATAATATCAATTCAAAAGCATGCCGTTTGTTGCCCATTAAGATGGAGAGTGACGAAATTGTTACTCAGTTTTCAGGAGAGGAAATCACCATGTTGAAGTTCAATATTTTTGTAATGGGAGATTATTCGAAACCGGCAGGTAGTGGAGAAATGCAATATCGTTTAATTGTCGGTAGTAAGGAGACTATTGGTGATAATGCTTTGAAAGGTCATGTCCGTATGTTGGAATTACCTGTTACCTCTTCGCAGAATGCCTCTGTTTACCGTTCCTACGACGGATTCGGTATTGTGAAAGATGTCATATATCGTGAACGAAATTAG
- a CDS encoding DUF4843 domain-containing protein has translation MNKTILLCLALTCLLSLVGCEQKIDTWSGQNVAYINMEVDSTVVSFAYLDEDVDTVSVEITVMGDVEEGVSRYVEVKLVEKNATAGEDYETLAERYEVPSGETSCVIPVVVKRPNDESDKEVILELVENNDFHLYYEDDVLTSGSAVVYSKTTHRILFNNVMKEAPNTWNVYYFGTFSPLKFETICTVMEIPRTSFLSASYMGSGRISYIANYMKAYLDEHPIMDGDKEMRMGDFLYQ, from the coding sequence ATGAATAAGACTATATTATTATGTTTGGCCTTGACTTGCTTGTTAAGCTTGGTAGGTTGTGAACAAAAGATCGACACTTGGTCTGGACAAAATGTCGCGTACATAAATATGGAGGTAGATTCTACGGTAGTTTCCTTTGCCTATTTGGATGAGGATGTGGATACTGTATCGGTAGAGATTACCGTGATGGGTGATGTGGAAGAAGGTGTGAGCCGTTATGTGGAAGTGAAGTTAGTAGAAAAGAATGCCACGGCGGGAGAAGATTACGAAACTTTGGCTGAACGCTATGAAGTACCGAGTGGAGAAACTTCTTGCGTGATACCTGTTGTGGTGAAACGCCCGAATGATGAATCGGACAAGGAAGTGATTTTAGAATTAGTAGAAAATAATGATTTCCATTTGTACTATGAGGATGATGTGCTTACTAGCGGTTCGGCTGTTGTCTATTCGAAGACTACGCACCGTATTCTGTTCAATAACGTGATGAAAGAAGCCCCCAATACTTGGAACGTGTATTATTTCGGCACCTTTTCTCCCCTCAAATTCGAGACTATTTGTACAGTCATGGAAATCCCGCGTACTTCTTTCCTCTCCGCTTCTTACATGGGATCCGGACGTATAAGTTACATTGCTAATTACATGAAGGCCTATTTGGATGAGCACCCGATAATGGACGGTGACAAGGAGATGAGAATGGGAGACTTTTTGTATCAATAA
- a CDS encoding RagB/SusD family nutrient uptake outer membrane protein, with the protein MKFDKYIKIGVLGIALWSLTGCTDWLDVQPVDQVAEEQMFTSEEGFRQGLNGVYVELCSSNLYGGDLQVGTVEVLAQRYKFANYGTMQNLNSLGQFDYTTDYSKSNFAGIWEKGYALIANVNTLLKNADEKKNLFTGDQYNWITGEAYALRAMLHFDLFRLFGPVYKTNKEGRAIPYNKEFVLSGTDLLPASEVLEYVIDDLKEAERRLANDPIIEQGPLLEEGATEGENFWHYRTFRLNYYAVKALQARVYLYAEMFSEALAAAREVVAVQEQYFPFTTKSQVTDGQKPDRIFSSELVFALQYPNRDKIFTDYFTPDLKDDQMWLTPSTYLEKIFGTLALNDWRYESNWKVASGHTNRCFYKYSDLETDAYYADLLPMIRMSEMYYIIAETAENETDALESINLVLDNRGVELLTSASQLESTLLNEYQKEFWGEGQLFFYYKRMNRSSILSAFSGGNVEMNDTKYVLPLPQSETDFR; encoded by the coding sequence ATGAAGTTTGATAAATATATTAAAATCGGTGTTTTGGGTATCGCTTTGTGGTCGCTTACTGGATGTACGGATTGGTTGGATGTACAACCGGTGGATCAGGTGGCGGAGGAACAAATGTTTACTTCAGAAGAAGGATTTCGTCAAGGGTTGAATGGCGTGTATGTCGAATTGTGTAGTTCCAATCTGTATGGAGGAGACCTGCAGGTAGGTACTGTGGAAGTATTGGCGCAGCGTTATAAATTTGCCAATTATGGTACCATGCAGAATTTGAATAGTTTGGGACAATTTGATTACACGACCGATTACTCGAAATCTAATTTCGCCGGTATTTGGGAAAAAGGATATGCTCTGATTGCCAACGTGAATACATTATTAAAAAATGCCGATGAGAAAAAGAATTTGTTCACGGGTGATCAATATAATTGGATTACAGGTGAGGCTTATGCGTTGCGTGCCATGTTGCATTTCGATTTATTCCGCTTGTTTGGTCCTGTTTACAAAACTAACAAAGAGGGACGTGCCATTCCTTATAACAAAGAATTTGTATTGTCCGGTACGGATTTGTTGCCAGCTTCGGAAGTGTTGGAATATGTTATTGATGATTTAAAGGAAGCTGAAAGGCGTCTAGCTAATGATCCCATTATTGAACAAGGGCCGCTATTGGAGGAAGGTGCAACGGAGGGAGAGAATTTCTGGCATTATCGGACATTTCGTTTGAACTATTATGCGGTGAAAGCTCTTCAGGCACGAGTGTATTTGTATGCAGAGATGTTTAGTGAAGCATTGGCAGCAGCTCGTGAAGTTGTAGCAGTGCAGGAACAATATTTCCCCTTTACCACAAAATCTCAAGTGACCGATGGCCAGAAACCTGATAGGATATTTTCATCGGAATTGGTATTTGCTTTACAATATCCGAACCGTGATAAAATCTTTACCGATTATTTCACTCCGGATTTGAAAGATGACCAAATGTGGCTTACTCCTTCTACCTATTTGGAAAAAATTTTCGGTACGCTAGCGTTGAATGATTGGCGTTATGAGTCTAATTGGAAAGTAGCATCAGGACACACCAATAGATGTTTCTATAAATATTCTGATTTGGAAACCGATGCTTATTACGCCGATTTACTACCGATGATTCGTATGTCAGAGATGTATTATATCATTGCTGAGACAGCCGAAAATGAAACTGATGCATTGGAAAGTATCAATCTTGTACTGGATAATCGTGGAGTTGAATTGTTGACCTCCGCTTCCCAGCTGGAGAGTACATTGCTGAACGAATATCAAAAGGAGTTTTGGGGAGAAGGACAGCTGTTTTTTTATTACAAACGGATGAATAGGTCAAGTATCCTTTCAGCGTTCTCCGGTGGTAATGTGGAAATGAATGATACTAAATATGTTTTGCCTTTGCCGCAAAGTGAAACGGATTTTAGATGA